One stretch of Arachis hypogaea cultivar Tifrunner chromosome 20, arahy.Tifrunner.gnm2.J5K5, whole genome shotgun sequence DNA includes these proteins:
- the LOC112785043 gene encoding WD repeat-containing protein YMR102C, translated as MYVSHWYLRGFEYKEDMLLSDDGGEDEVFFDSLDCLSPPHDDDDDEFGYEVWMNEPLCVEERRERFLQRMGMVSVSVSSSHNMNDFDDVSSSNASISCAPTSEDVALFDEIKKRPENSPVTLAKQELGEFGTCTSKKKKNWWNRIAYGMKIGSRLDKGSTKITRRINVNQNKKRWMELSALFTGQNIRAHDGLIWTMKFSPSGRYLASGGQDGVVRIWRVVSTDASSLCFNGVKSADSKVKPHNSAPKTQSFVVFPNRIFQIEESPMQEFCGHSSDVLDLAWSSSDILLSSSMDRTVRMWQIGCNQCLNVFHHTDYVTCIQFNPVDENYFISGSIDGKVRIWGMREERVVDWADIRDVITAISYQPNGKGFVVGSLTGICRFYVASGKHFHLEAQINVSGKKRTSTSRNKITGIQFSKKNHQRVMITSEDSKVRILEGMELVQIFKGRRKSGSQTSGAFMSSEKHIISVGDDSRVYIWNYKDFGNASSKHAKSNNSCEYFCSKGVTVAIPWSGMSTESSNSYNNFAHCFPETQHQLEAAPMVVGSSERFSLGSWFSIDGTCRGSMTWPEEKLPSWDLPLAEHDEFHHSRPQLRPKEPCNDGCVSETWGLSIVAAGCDGTIKTFHNFGLPVRL; from the exons ATGTATGTTTCACATTGGTATTTAAGGGGATTTGAATATAAGGAGGATATGCTGCTCTCTGATGATGGTGGAGAAGATGAAGTGTTCTTTGATTCTCTGGATTGCTTGTCACCACCtcacgatgatgatgatgatgagtttggTTATGAGGTTTGGATGAATGAGCCTCTTTGTGTGGAGGAAAGGAGGGAAAGGTTTCTTCAGAGGATGGGTATGGTTAGTGTTAGtgtctcttcttcacacaatatGAATGATTTTGATGATGTCTCATCTTCAAATGCTTCCATTTCCTGTGCTCCTACTTCTGAAGACGTAGCATTGTTTGATGAAATTAAGAAACGACCGGAGAATTCACCGGTTACTTTGGCCAAACAAGAGCTTGGAGAATTTGGAACTTGTACaagtaaaaagaagaagaattggtggAACCGCATTGCATATGGAATGAAAATTGGATCAAGATTGGATAAGGGAAGTACTAAAATTACAAGAAGGATCAATGTGAATCAGAATAAAAAgaggtggatggaattgagtGCATTGTTTACTGGACAGAATATCAGAGCTCACGATGGCCTAATTTGGACCATGAAATTTAGTCCCAGTGGCCGCTATCTTGCTAGTGGAGGCCAAGACGGCGTTGTTCGCATTTGGCGCGTCGTATCGACCGATGCATCCAGTCTTTGCTTCAATGGAGTTAAGAGTGCTGACAGCAAAGTGAAACCACACAACTCTGCTCCTAAAACTCAATCCTTTGTTGTGTTCCCAAACAGGATTTTCCAAATTGAGGAATCACCAATGCAAGAATTTTGTGGTCATTCCAGTGATGTCTTGGATCTGGCTTGGTCAAGTTCGGAT ATTCTGCTTTCATCTTCAATGGATAGAACTGTTCGCATGTGGCAGATTGGTTGTAATCAATGTCTAAATGTTTTCCATCACACAGATTATG TGACATGCATTCAATTCAACCCTGTTGATGAAAATTACTTCATCAGTGGCTCCATAGATGGTAAAGTTCGAATATGGGGAATGCGTGAAGAGCGAGTGGTTGACTGGGCAGACATTCGAGATGTCATAACTGCCATAAGTTACCAACCAAATGGAAAG GGATTTGTTGTTGGTTCCCTTACCGGCATATGTCGCTTTTATGTTGCTTCGG GCAAACATTTCCATCTTGAGGCACAGATTAATGTTAGCGGAAAGAAGAGAACATCAACATCTCGCAACAAGATCACGGGAATTCAG TTTTCCAAGAAAAACCACCAAAGAGTCATGATCACATCAGAAGATTCCAAAGTCCGAATATTGGAAGGCATGGAACTTGTTCAGATATTTAAAG GACGTCGAAAATCTGGAAGTCAGACATCAGGTGCATTTATGTCGAGCGAGAAACATATAATTTCAGTTGGAGATGACTCTCGTGTATATATTTGGAACTACAAAGACTTTGGAAATGCTTCATCCAAGCATGCAAAATCGAACAATTCCTGTGAGTACTTTTGCTCCAAGGGTGTTACTGTTGCAATACCTTGGTCAGGAATGAGCACAGAAAGTAGCAACTCCTACAACAATTTTGCACATTGTTTCCCAGAAACTCAACACCAGCTAGAAGCTGCTCCCATGGTAGTTGGTTCTTCGGAACGTTTTTCCTTAGGTAGTTGGTTCTCCATTGACGGCACGTGCCGCGGTTCCATGACATGGCCAGAGGAGAAGCTCCCTAGTTGGGATTTACCTCTTGCGGAGCACGATGAATTCCATCACAGCCGGCCGCAGCTACGCCCCAAGGAACCTTGTAATGACGGCTGTGTGTCAGAAACATGGGGACTATCGATAGTTGCGGCCGGTTGTGATGGGACCATCAAGACATTCCACAACTTTGGATTGCCTGTTAGGCTCTAG